The genomic stretch ACTTTCCATTTTTCATTTTATTGTGGTGTTAATAGTTTGTGTTGTGTAGGAAACATTTCTTGAAAATTGCTCTACTTGTTTTATATGCAGGAGATCTTGGTTGTTATTAGGGctaaatttgataaagaaaagGAAGAGGTGAACTCCGAACTGGCTATTTTTGCAGCAGACCTGGTTGGAGTTCTTGAAAAAAATGCAGATAATCATCCGGAATGGCAAGAGACAATTGAGGACTTGCTAATTTTGGCCAGGCGCTGTGCTATGACCACATCTGGCGAGTTTTGGCTTCAGTGTGAAAGCATAGTTCAGGACTTGGATGATAGGCGTCAAGAGCTTCCTCCGGGGACACTAAAGCAGCTTCATACTCGAATGCTCTTCATTCTTACACGGTGTACTAGGTTGTTGCAATTCCACAAGGAAAGTGCTTTGGCTGAGGATGAACACTTTGTCAATCTCCGTCAATCCAGAGTCTTGCATACTACTGGAAAATCTATTCCTCCTAGTTCGGTAAGGGATTCTAAAAGTACTGGTGTTGCAAAGACCTCGAAGGCTTCAACAAAGAAAGCTTATAGCCAAGAGCAGAGTACCATGGGGTGGAAAAAAGGTGTCTTGAAACCAGAGATTCAGTTGCCTCCTACTGATGATGACATTTTAAAAAACTTTGAGTCTCCTGGCAGGAATCGGATGGCTTCATGGAAAAAATTCCCATCTCCATCAGAAAAAAGCCCAAAAGAAACTGTTCAATTGAAGGACCGAAGTTATGGGACAGTTGATGTTGAACCTTCAAAGACATCAGATAAGAAATTAAATTCTGATATAGATCTCTCTGCTGCCAAGCCTTCTGAGCTTCTCCCTGTCAAAGATTCCCATGACCATGCTTCCAAGCACCAACATAAAGTTTCCTGGGGCTATTGGGGAGACCAGCAGAATAATAATGAAGATAATTCAATAATTTGTCGAATATGTGAAGAGGATGTACCGACTTTACATGTTGAAGATCATTCAAGGATTTGTGCAGTTGCTGACAGATGTGATCAGAAGGGTCTGAGTGTCAATGAGCGTCTTGTAAGAATTTCCGAAACATTAGAAAAGATGATGGAATCATCTACTCAGAAGGATTCACAACAAATGGTCGGAAGTCCTGATGTTGCAAAAGTGTCGAATTCAAGTATGACTGAAGAATCTGAAGTTCTTTCACCTAAACTTAGTGATTGGTCACGCAGAGGCTCAGAGGATATGCTAGACTGTTTCCCTGAACCTGATAATTCCGTTTTTATGGATGAGCTAAAGGGATTGCCATTAATATCATGTAGAACTCGTTTTGGTCCAAAGTCTGACCAAGGTATGACAACATCATCTGCAGGGAGCATGACTCCTAGGTCTCCTTTACTGACACCAAGGACAAGTCAGATTGACTTGCTCTTGGCGGGGAAGGGTGCTTATTCTGAACATGATGATCTGCCTCAGGCATGCTCTTATTTTAACCTCTTTTATAAAAGACTATTATTTCTAATTTCTTGTCATATACTTTCTATTACTCCTTCCTCCATTCTTTTTCAAGTGTCGTTTTGGAATTGTTTTATTCATATTTAACTGTTGTTTTGATAGTTTAAGGTTATCATTTGTCAGTTATACCCTTATCCTCAATAATTCCTACTTAAAATGAGGGTAGAATGGGAAAAAATTCCAATAATTCGCTTTATGCTTAAACGAGAATTAAAAAGGAATGGGGGGAGGTACTAATTATGTCATGGCATTATCCGTTAAATTCAGCATTTTTTATCAATTGGTCTTCTCCATGTATTCAGCATTTTGTATGATGTTGTTGATTATTGTTCCTAAACACCCTAATTATATTCTTTGGATTATTGTAGATGAATGAACTTGCTGATATAGCACGATGTGCAGCCAATGTTAGTCTGGACGATGATCGTACAGCGTCGTATTTATTATCTTGTCTTGATGATTTGAGGGTTGTCGTAGAACGAAGGAAGTTCTACGCACTTACCGTGGAAACCTTTGGAACACGCATCGAGAAGCTGATTCGGTTAGTACCTTTCTGTTAAATGATGCAAGGCATCTCTAAAGAAGGTCATCCTAGTAAATGTTGAATTTCAGCAAGTGAATTCTTTATGTAAATTCTAGTTAAAGATACATTTGATGCAGATTAATCCTGTTTTTATAACCGTAATGATACTActccatatttttatttactatctGTCCAGTGTCTTCTCTGTCATTACTAGTCAGACTTTTGTCATGCTCACCTGAAATATTTTCTATAATGGTCTGTACTTGTGTGATAAGCAACAATCCCCAATCAAATGTGTCAATATTAGGAAAAATAAAAGTCTCAGGTTCGCAACTTCTAAGTGGCTGAGTAATAGTGACAGGCACAGCTAACTGAGGTAGTTATAAGCAGAGTGAGGGCAGAGTAGGGGAAAGACTTGTCATATCTTTGGAATTGTACCATTCTTGGTATGGGAAAGTCTTGTTGTATCCTCATGAAAAAACCTGTGTCTTACTCTTGTCATATCCTCTCGAAAAAACCTGGATCTTCTTTCAATTCTTCATCGAGAGCAGTTCAgttttttcattattttcattCTTCCGAACCTTTTTCTATCTAATTGGTATTGGAGCTGGATGTCAGTGTCCTTTTACAAAGGGGCTGAATAGAAAAAGGCCGGGTGATGCGTTGTATTGTGTAGATCAGCTGATGTTTGTATGCTAGTTGCACTTGTTTGCCAGTCCTCTTGTACACAACCTAGTTATATATTCTTTTACTATTAAGAAAATATTAGTTATGGATTAGCGGTCTTGCACATGTTATGCATGTggaaatttaaattttgtttactGAATGTGCCTTTTGGTGTTGCCTGTTTCCCAAGTCAATATATAGCTCTGCCCCTGATTATATCTGAAGTAAATACATTTGGGGGAAACACTATCCCTTGGCTCCCTACTCGACCTGCCATTTCCATTATTCAGCACGAACCATACAAGGTGTCCTTAGCAATTTATTGATGAATTCTTAGTAAGTTGTAATTTATTTTGCAGTGAGAAGTATTTGCAGCTTACTGAGATGGTGGATGTTGAAAAGATAGATGTAGATAGCCCTGTAATGGATGATGATGTCATCTTGGAAGATGACGTGGTTCGCAGCTTGAGAACAAGCCCAATTCATTCTTCAAAGGATCGTACCTCTATTGATGACTTTGAGATTATAAAACCTATCAGTCGTGGGGCATTTGGAAGGGTTTTCTTGGCTAAGAAGAGGACGACTGGTGATCTTTTTGCAATAAAGGTAATTAATTATGTGTTTGACTCATTAGTTACTGTTTAAACACCACCTTCTGTTTATTGTTTTGACTGTCATTAGTTGTTTTTCCTCTTGCATAAATGTGAACACCCATTTGTGCATACCTTTCATTCCAAACAGTCTCCTTTTGCTTCATTCATGTAGCTTATAGAAACGTTTAATAATATTATGTTACTGTGTTGAATTTGTGTGTTTTTTCTTACAAGTTTATATTATATATGTCACTGAATATTGTATCTTTCATAAAATACTGCAGAGAGTGTTTGACCATGTCATTTTTCTTCATTATTTTGCCAATGTTGCTAATCTGCATTGATTTTTTTGTATTGAATTGTTTATTACTTCAttatatttatgatttttaattataCTTTTGCTTCCAATGTAATTCTAATGCAATGCCTTTTTTGGTAGTTGGGAACCTTTAACTTGTGTTGTAAATTTGTTTATGTTTCTTGTTCTATGCTTCCAATCCACAGTTTATTACCATATTTAACTGTTTTGTGACAGGTTCTTAAGAAAGCAGATATGATCCGTAAGAATGCTGTAGAAAGTATATTAGCAGAACGTGATATCTTAATTACAGTGCGCAATCCTTTTGTGGTTAGTGGACCTAACTTTTAGTTACTCTATTTTGTGTTGCTTTGAGAAATGGTACCCTTATTCTAACATTTTGTTTCTATTTTATCAGGTTCGGTTTTTCTATTCTTTTACATGTCGTGAGAACTTGTATCTTGTCATGGAATATCTGAATGGTGGAGACTTGTATTCATTACTAAGGAATTTAGGTTGTCTAGACGAAGAAGTTGCCCGTGTATATCTGGCTGAAGTGGTAATTATTGGTGTTCTCTCCTCCTGTAGGTAAATATGAAAAATGATCTTTTATTACTTTGTATTATAATTCAAACTTTTCATCCAACTGTAGGTTCTTGCATTAGAGTATTTGCATTCACTGCGTGTGGTTCATCGTGACTTGAAGCCGGACAATTTATTGATTGCACATGACGGTCATGTCAAGGTAACTTTTGATTGGTGTACTTTCACATATGTGTCCTTTTGAGTTTTGATTTTCTTGTGTTCCGTGGCTCCAATGAGCATAATTTATACTTTTTACATTATGCATGCTCAGCAAGTCAGATAAATTATTTTTTCTCTTATCTACTTTTGCAGTTGACAGATTTTGGGCTTTCAAAAGTTGGTCTCATCAACAGCACAGATGACTTATCTGGTCCGGCAGTGAGTGGGACATCCCTACTTGAGGAGGATGAGTCAGAAACATTTACATCGGAGGATCAAAGGGAACGGAGGAAGAAGCGTTCCGCTGTTGGCACACCTGATTACTTAGCTCCTGAGATACTTTTAGGAACTGGACATGGTTCGTATAGTcccatatttttttgtttaaggTGGTTTGTTTTCTGTTTTCTTTTGCATCTTTTAAAATGCAAATTAATTGTCTCTATTAAGGAAATTTAAGAAAAATTATTCTCCTGTTTAAGTAAACTCATAATGATGCTAAACATTATGGAAAAGTTGCTAGtgcaatgatgaaaataaaaaaacctttttgttATTATAGTAACTTGCTGATTTAGAGCTTTTACTTGCATTGTATACTTGTAAATGTTCTCatgtattcttgtgtattttAATACAAATATACCACCAACAAAATATTTGTTCAAATTTTGCAGGGTATACTGCGGATTGGTGGTCTGTTGGGGTCATTTTATTTGAGTTGCTTGTTGGTATTCCACCCTTCAATGGAGAGCATCCTCAGGTTTATACCTTGCTTCATTGTGTGgtgaatatttatatttttgttctGTTGATAGTTTATTTAATTCTCACTTCATGTTATGTAATTTTGTGTTTGTAGACTATATTTGATAATATTCTTAATCGTAAGATACCTTGGCCTGAAGTTCCTGAAGAAATGAGTTTTGAAGCACATGATCTTATTGACCGGTAATGGACATGCTATGTTTCATCTGTACATGTCATCTAACTTTGATTCCTTGTATTTGTTTAATTACTTTAGAGTGTTTTTGATGCTTGTTAGTGCAAATATGGCCTTTGCTTACTTATTTTGTATAGCAATCGTGGTCTCGTATTGTTATACTTGGGATGGCCTTTGACATACTAACTTGTAACTACTAACCAGCAAGTAAACTTAATTAGACATTAAATTTTCAGATTGTTGACAGAAGATCCTAATCAAAGACTAGGGGCTAGAGGGGCTTCAGAGGTGATCTAATATCTTATAATCATGTGTGTTTTCCCTTATATTTTATCATCTTTCAAATGACAGACTGATAGGCGTTTAATAATCCAGGTGAAGCAGCATGTTTTCTTCAAGGACATAAACTGGGACACGCTTGCCAGGCAAAAGGTATGCCAAGTGCCTGGTTGGATAGAATATCTCAACTGTTGTTGGTGTCTAGTAAATTATGTTTCAACTGTTTTTGCATTTGGGAGATTAAGAAATCAATTCTGCTgcaagtagaattgattttgagaaAAGTGAAACTTAGATTTTTAGCTTCCCAAAGGCAAAGGTTCTAAACCCACTCTGGAAATATCATTACCGAGCCCAAAAATTTATTTTACATGATAATTCATTTAAGACATGTTTATTGTTAATTGCACTGTCAATCCTTTGGTTTTGCAGGCTGCATTTGTTCCTGCTTCTGAGAGTGCTCTAGACACCAGTTACTTCACTAGTCGCTACTCATGGAATACTTCTGACGGCGGCCTTATTTACCCGCCAAGTGATTTTGAAGATTCAAGTGATGCCGATAGCTTAAGTGGCAGCAGCAGTTGCCTGAGCAATCGCCATGATGAAGTGGTACTGCATTTATTGACAATGCTAAACTTAAAATACGAACTgtaaaatatcaattttaagtATTTTGGGCTGACTTCCTTTTGCAAACATATCTATACAAGCAGGGAGATGAATGTGGGGGtcttgctgagtttgattctAGTTCTTCCGCCAATTACTCTTTTAGTAATTTCTCCTTTAAGgtaattttctcaaattatattcGATATTTACAATATAAAAATTAGAATAACTCCCATGAATGTTGCATGGTCTATGGTTATTTTTTTCTTATCACTTCGACATTATTTAATATGGGATGAATAGGAAGATGAATGGTTTCTCCCCTAGCCTCCTTATATTTTTGGACCCGTAtatgttaattattgaatttatgaTTATGtg from Vicia villosa cultivar HV-30 ecotype Madison, WI linkage group LG4, Vvil1.0, whole genome shotgun sequence encodes the following:
- the LOC131594448 gene encoding probable serine/threonine protein kinase IREH1 isoform X2, producing the protein MVFKGRFFSSKKSDTSSPDASSNSPRSISSNSPRSDKKKPKSTVAQTLTSTFTSTATAGTGGGGGGSGLGGGASTRKTQVKEGTKKKDAVKGKESEILLESRSRSGSKKLTPATVAEVKELPSTLPSPYSSNSSAAASVSPILASSLGLNRIKTRSGPLPQESFFGFRGDKGGAAAALGASNLSRPGVGKKKEVGSQNRVGFRDGLGIGGSVNHGSSSGSGAQTMEQSPVVLPRSRLQNGESSSEAGEQASSQTQTGGLRSDDVCTPEAAYDFENPKESESPRFQAILRVTSAPGKRFPGDIKSFSHELNSKGVRPFPFWKPRRLNNNLEEILVVIRAKFDKEKEEVNSELAIFAADLVGVLEKNADNHPEWQETIEDLLILARRCAMTTSGEFWLQCESIVQDLDDRRQELPPGTLKQLHTRMLFILTRCTRLLQFHKESALAEDEHFVNLRQSRVLHTTGKSIPPSSVRDSKSTGVAKTSKASTKKAYSQEQSTMGWKKGVLKPEIQLPPTDDDILKNFESPGRNRMASWKKFPSPSEKSPKETVQLKDRSYGTVDVEPSKTSDKKLNSDIDLSAAKPSELLPVKDSHDHASKHQHKVSWGYWGDQQNNNEDNSIICRICEEDVPTLHVEDHSRICAVADRCDQKGLSVNERLVRISETLEKMMESSTQKDSQQMVGSPDVAKVSNSSMTEESEVLSPKLSDWSRRGSEDMLDCFPEPDNSVFMDELKGLPLISCRTRFGPKSDQGMTTSSAGSMTPRSPLLTPRTSQIDLLLAGKGAYSEHDDLPQMNELADIARCAANVSLDDDRTASYLLSCLDDLRVVVERRKFYALTVETFGTRIEKLIREKYLQLTEMVDVEKIDVDSPVMDDDVILEDDVVRSLRTSPIHSSKDRTSIDDFEIIKPISRGAFGRVFLAKKRTTGDLFAIKVLKKADMIRKNAVESILAERDILITVRNPFVVRFFYSFTCRENLYLVMEYLNGGDLYSLLRNLGCLDEEVARVYLAEVVLALEYLHSLRVVHRDLKPDNLLIAHDGHVKLTDFGLSKVGLINSTDDLSGPAVSGTSLLEEDESETFTSEDQRERRKKRSAVGTPDYLAPEILLGTGHGYTADWWSVGVILFELLVGIPPFNGEHPQTIFDNILNRKIPWPEVPEEMSFEAHDLIDRLLTEDPNQRLGARGASEVKQHVFFKDINWDTLARQKAAFVPASESALDTSYFTSRYSWNTSDGGLIYPPSDFEDSSDADSLSGSSSCLSNRHDEVGDECGGLAEFDSSSSANYSFSNFSFKNLSQLASINYDLTKGWKDDPSTNSSA
- the LOC131594448 gene encoding probable serine/threonine protein kinase IREH1 isoform X1, which gives rise to MVFKGRFFSSKKSDTSSPDASSNSPRSISSNSPRSDKKKPKSTVAQTLTSTFTSTATAGTGGGGGGSGLGGGASTRKTQVKEGTKKKDAVKGKESEILLESRSRSGSKKLTPATVAEVKELPSTLPSPYSSNSSAAASVSPILASSLGLNRIKTRSGPLPQESFFGFRGDKGGAAAALGASNLSRPGVGKKKEVGSQNRVGFRDGLGIGGSVNHGSSSGSGAQTMEQSPVVLPRSRLQNGESSSEAGEQASSQTQTGGLRSDDVCTPEAAYDFENPKESESPRFQAILRVTSAPGKRFPGDIKSFSHELNSKGVRPFPFWKPRRLNNNLEEILVVIRAKFDKEKEEVNSELAIFAADLVGVLEKNADNHPEWQETIEDLLILARRCAMTTSGEFWLQCESIVQDLDDRRQELPPGTLKQLHTRMLFILTRCTRLLQFHKESALAEDEHFVNLRQSRVLHTTGKSIPPSSVRDSKSTGVAKTSKASTKKAYSQEQSTMGWKKGVLKPEIQLPPTDDDILKNFESPGRNRMASWKKFPSPSEKSPKETVQLKDRSYGTVDVEPSKTSDKKLNSDIDLSAAKPSELLPVKDSHDHASKHQHKVSWGYWGDQQNNNEDNSIICRICEEDVPTLHVEDHSRICAVADRCDQKGLSVNERLVRISETLEKMMESSTQKDSQQMVGSPDVAKVSNSSMTEESEVLSPKLSDWSRRGSEDMLDCFPEPDNSVFMDELKGLPLISCRTRFGPKSDQGMTTSSAGSMTPRSPLLTPRTSQIDLLLAGKGAYSEHDDLPQMNELADIARCAANVSLDDDRTASYLLSCLDDLRVVVERRKFYALTVETFGTRIEKLIREKYLQLTEMVDVEKIDVDSPVMDDDVILEDDVVRSLRTSPIHSSKDRTSIDDFEIIKPISRGAFGRVFLAKKRTTGDLFAIKVLKKADMIRKNAVESILAERDILITVRNPFVVRFFYSFTCRENLYLVMEYLNGGDLYSLLRNLGCLDEEVARVYLAEVVLALEYLHSLRVVHRDLKPDNLLIAHDGHVKLTDFGLSKVGLINSTDDLSGPAVSGTSLLEEDESETFTSEDQRERRKKRSAVGTPDYLAPEILLGTGHGYTADWWSVGVILFELLVGIPPFNGEHPQTIFDNILNRKIPWPEVPEEMSFEAHDLIDRLLTEDPNQRLGARGASEVKQHVFFKDINWDTLARQKAAFVPASESALDTSYFTSRYSWNTSDGGLIYPPSDFEDSSDADSLSGSSSCLSNRHDEVQGDECGGLAEFDSSSSANYSFSNFSFKNLSQLASINYDLTKGWKDDPSTNSSA